One window of the Pyrus communis chromosome 17, drPyrComm1.1, whole genome shotgun sequence genome contains the following:
- the LOC137721780 gene encoding protein S40-4-like, which yields MASRKSSFYGKPNSIFPASSMDDSPVGPDGLFEFDEADICNSSSSTVTESKKSTILSHGEPKKMGRKMMVMNMSMAEKGAADKVMSSSLPVNIPDWSKILKDGYKEQRKLDSDENCCGEFYSDDEEDDGGDGRVPPHEYLARTRGASFSVHEGIGRTLKGRDLRRVRNAIWKKVGFED from the coding sequence ATGGCGTCGAGGAAGTCGTCCTTTTATGGAAAACCCAATTCCATTTTTCCAGCCTCGTCGATGGATGACAGCCCAGTTGGCCCAGATGGGCTGTTCGAATTTGACGAGGCGGATATCTGCAACTCATCATCCAGCACAGTTACTGAGTCCAAGAAGAGCACAATTCTCAGCCACGGTGAGCCGAAGAAAATGGGGAGGAAGATGATGGTGATGAACATGAGCATGGCGGAGAAGGGCGCCGCCGACAAGGTGATGTCATCGTCGCTGCCGGTGAACATTCCGGACTGGTCCAAGATTCTCAAAGACGGGTACAAAGAGCAGAGGAAGCTGGACAGTGATGAAAACTGCTGTGGAGAATTCTACAGTGACGATGAGGAGGACGACGGCGGAGATGGGAGGGTTCCGCCTCATGAGTACTTGGCGAGGACGAGAGGGGCTTCGTTTTCTGTCCATGAAGGGATTGGGAGGACTCTGAAAGGCAGGGACTTGAGGCGGGTGCGAAATGCAATTTGGAAAAAAGTTGGGTTCGAAGATTAG